tgatgtctttctttgttcagtcgagaagaattatgttttttgagaaaaacattccaggattttgctcattttaatggactttaatggaccccaacacttaacagttttaatgcagtttaaaattgcagttgcAAAAGACTCTAAATGATTCCagacgaggcataagggtcttatctagcgaaacgattgtcatttctACGGTCCTGTGACACGCCAGCTCGACCTCGTGTAATTACGTCAtaacgtcaagaggtcacggattacgtatgcaaaactacgccccagtgtttacaagtgtggagaaagaggactgttccgacgttgttgtatgttgaatgatactaattaatgtctttgtgtcagtttattgtttaaaatggtacGCAAATGTACGTTTCATATGTAAcccgtgacctttcgacgtcattacgcaattacgtgaggtcgcgctggcgcgtcacaggaccagtgatagatgagaagttgtggtttaaaagtgcatattttttctttttcttgccaaaaataacaatcgtttcgctagataagacccttatgcctagtTCAGGATCGTTTAGGGTCCTTTGAAACTGCCATTTtcaactgcattaaaactgttaagtgttggggtccattaaagtccattaaaatgagaaaaatcctggaatgttcttctcaaaaaacataatttcttctcgactgaacaaagaaagacatcaacattttggatgatggtggggtgagtaaattatctcaattttatttaagaaaatggactaatacttaaaataaagtcaaataaattaaattaaagcaatatataaattaattttattcagcaaaaattgcatttatgttgtaaatgtattaatataCAATAAATAACATTGTGTAGCCTGTCATCTCTTTAGTTTTATTATAGTTAGCTGTAACTTGTGTATTCCCCCGAACAAAACGGATTATTAAACAAACTCAATTATGCTTCTTTGAAAATGGTCCATTAAGCAAGCACCGTGTTCGACCTCATGCGGTCAGCGCATGAAATCAAACTCAAAAGCACACAGTGCACCTTGCTCAAGAATGGCTCTTGGAGTACTTTAATGTCACACGCCGATCCATCTGTGCAACGCCGCATGAGGTCGAACACACCAAATACATTATATAAAATTTCTCCTGCCAAAGTGGCTACTGTGTTACTCTTCACTGCAAAAATCCACCTGAATTTAGTGGGCTGGTGGGTGTTCATTTTTAAAGGCCCCCTGAGGTGTCTTGAAACGTGCAAGGCCTGTCTAATGTGCTACAGTACTAGGAGAAACCAAAAAACAATTCATACTTGATCAAACTATACATTTTTTAGCCGTTGTGGGTTTTACTGACAATCATTCTTCTGTATTTTTAGATTATTTATCCTTTTTAATCCACTCCAGGTGTAGTTATACACATCAGAGGCTCTGTCACAATGGTATTGTGGCTTCATGCCATGTAAAAGCATAGACGGTGCTTATGCGCATAGGACAGGTTCACTTTTTTGTATTCTGGCCATCAATTACTCATGTTTCTCTATATTTACAGCTCAAACAAATGGAGGATCTGCTAAAGAGCAGGCACCCAAACTCCCTGCCAGCCTTGATCTTTGCTGCCGCAACTGCAGGTGACAAGGAGGGTGTAGCGGACATCCATCCACCTGCCGGCCCTCAATCCTCCCAGACGGCAGTTCTGCTAGAAAGACGCGTCCATCGCCTGGAGGCAGAGCTGGAGGGTCGTGATGAAGCTGCCAAACGCAGTCTCAGGACAATGGAGCAACAGTATCACAGGATAAAAGTACTTAAGTCAGATTCAAAACAGAATGAAGCAAAATTGTAGCAGTGCCTCACAATGGAAAATTTATTAAATCAGTTGATGAGATTTTCTAATATTAATTTCCTCATGCATCCACTTTGATACTTAATTTTAATTGAATAGCACTAAAATTGCATCTTAAACTCAAATTATCTAATCTATCTGACTCATTTTGTAGAATTAGTCAGAAATTTCAGTTTCTATTTAAAGTCCTTAGTGGAGAGCGCATGAACTGCATCATTTTCCATCCGATGCTGACATTTCCTAATCATCCTTGATGTCATTCAAGCGATGAGTCCTGCTGACACAATGTCAAGAGCAATCTTACAGTAATTTAGATGCCTCAAAATAACATCCATATATATCAAAAAGTCTCTGCATCTGAAACACGTTTTCATATCTCTTCAGCTCCAGTATGAACAGCAGATATCAGATCTAGAGCAGCGTCTGGCTGAGAAAAGCCAAAATCCAACTGCTACATCCGAAGTCTCCGAGTCACAAATTCAGACCTTAAAGGCCGAGCTAGAGGAAATGAAAAAGACCCATCAGAAACGAGAGATTGATCTCCAGGCAGAAGTGGCATCTCTCCAAGAGCTGCTCCACCAGGCTCAGGCTTCATCGAGTGCGGACAAACCCGCCCGCAGCCCTTCCCGTCACCAGTTAAACGCAGAGGCTGCCCAAGCGGGACGCATCGAGAGGATGACGCAGGAGCTGAGCTCCAAGAGCCGCACCATCCAAGAGCTGAGTCGCACCGTTGAGCGTCTGCAAAGGGAGAGGAGAACCATGCTGTCCACCCCTGGCGTCCATCGAAATGCTGCCGAGCACAGACAGCATTCAGGTGCACCTAAAGAAGCCAAAAAAACAGCTGAGACTTTCCCGTCTACCCAGGATGAGAAAGACTACCATCCCGGTGCATTCTCAGGCTCACACATCTCAGAGGTGCAGCTGGAAAACGACAGTTTGCGGGTGAGACTTGAACAGATGGAGATACAGAGAGAAGAAGAAAGAGTTTCCCTGCAAGCTGCTGTCACACATGCGCAGGCTCAGCtccacaggtagttttttgtaTGAGTATGCATTCATATTTCTTTCTTTTGGTTATGAAATGTTACTTGATATTGATGATGCACAAATAGTAAAAATGTGTGCAACCTTTGTTTTGATATTGTCAGGGCTCAGGAGCAGAATGCAGAGCAACTCGCCTCAGTCAAggctgaacatcatagagagaTTGAACGCCTCCGGGTTTGCCATGCCCTTGAACATTCCTCATCCAAAGTGGCTGAAATCACCAACCAAGTGAACACACAAgaggttgttgttgttattttttttaacaaatgatCCTTAGCTGTTTAAGTCTCTCTAGCAGATGTTAATTCTGCACCAGGTAATACACTACAAACACCAACGTTATGAATTCATTTCCCCACACAACACTTAAccactgataaaaaataaatgcattgtgAGGCGCTTTCAAAAAAAGCATAAAAGTGTAATTTATTTATGCAGATCATAATACAGCATTTACAAGCGCAAGTGAAAGAGCTCCAGGGTACCAGAGAAGCACTGTCTGTGTCTAAGATTAGAGAAGAAACCTTGCAGAATCAGGTATAATGGATTTTATTTCACCCTCCTATAAAGGTTTTTCATAGTCTCATCATAATTCTCCATTCGCTCCTTTCTCATGTACGTCAATAGCTGTCTACGCTTCTGGAAGAGCTGAAGCAGGCCAAAGAAGGCCATAGCCCTGAACTAAGACACTTCACCAGTCTCGAGCAGAAAATTCAATCCATGGAGCTTCGCTACAGTCAGCGTGAGAAACAGCTCCAGCAGGTAATCACATTTACACCCACCCGCTCTTGCACACGTGTTATACAATTTGTGCTGGTACGCTGATGTTTGGCATCGCTGTGGTGCAGGTGATCGCAGACACACGCCGGGTGGTGGAGCAGGAGCAGCAGGGTGAGGTGGACCGCTGGAGGAGAATCGCTCAAGGCAGGGCTAAAGAGCTGGAGGCTTTCAGATTGGAGCTGGACTCTATTCTGGATGTGCTCCGAGAACTCCAGAGACAGGGCGTGGTTATTCCCGCCCCGGAACACGCCTCCACTTCTGCTCATGCATACCTGCCCCTACGATCCTGAGCTGTATGTACCAGTCACCACACTCAGGTGCACTTCATGCCAAATTTGCGTTGGATTTGTGGCTGCACAATATTTAAACGTTTTGCGTGTGTTGAGTGGCGAAGATAATTTATTGTTCAGGAACATTCAGGGTATTTATAAGAAGGTGTTTGAATACTGTATAGCCATGTTTTATGCGTGTAAAGAAACAACATTTTGTATTAAAGTTCTTTCTTATTTACTTGAATTCATCTTGTTAAGCTACTAATCTGTTTTGAAATGATTGCACCATAGGATATTCTTAAACGTACATCTAAAAATGCATGAACACAAGTTATAAATAATGCAAATAATGTAGACGTCAGGATTTATTACTTGTCTCATAGCTGGGCTCAGTTCATACAGCTTGATTGCTAATGAATGCCTTAAAATGCATAAGGGGCTATGGTTGGTCTTCATTGTTAATAGATGAGCTCTGAATTTGAATTAtgattaaaaacttttaaatatattctgTATAAGACACTCCCACAAAGAAAGGTTAAAAAAGTAgcccctagctgtcactgggacaggaCCCTTTGAAAGAGCTCATATTGGTGCCTCCGAgcgaggtacatattggtatcagATGTAAACACTgcatctgtacctaaatggtaatattaggacctttttaaagggtactgccccagtgacagcttgggaccactTATTTCTGACATTGTACGTTGTTTTGAATGTGTCACTAACCAGTCATTTTAATTGACCTTATACATCAATTTAAGTCACTCTGACCCAGAATCATGTTGAGATTTAtgcattaaagtaaaaaaaggaGAAATcttgacttaaaaatgtttttgggtCAGTGTGACTGACAATAATAGAGCAGGTCACATTTTTCTCCACAGTTAATTTCATAGTTCTTAAAAATGGCTGTACGGCATGTGGTCCTACAGTTCCACAAACTTTATTGGCATGGGTGGATTGCAGTTCTAGCAAATGCCCGAGGAGCCAAACCGTTTTTTAATGTGGGCCGGTCCATTTTTCTTATGTATACCAGATCAGATGTTAGGTGGATGCAGGGGTGAACTGCTCTGGAGCACCGGGAGTGTTCCCAGTGGGCCGCTCGGCAATGTGGGCTGGTTGACTGTTATGAACGTAtagagaaataataataacgaTTACACTGTGTTTTTTCTTTGGGCCAACTTGTAACTCGCTGCTGTCATTGCTGACTTCTTTAAAACACACAGTCGGTTAGTGTAGTGGTCTAAACGCACATCAGTAGCCTCTTTCTCACAGTAATTTCTGTAAATTACCATgtatttaccagtaaatacaaaaatgtgctgttcacacatgcagtgacgttctgtctttttaccagtaagacatcattcacacataaATATCAAAGTACCGGTAAACTTGatgagaaagcggaagttacctgttgTGCGGCaagctcagtgttgtatttgtaaacaatggtgGGTTATgacttattttattgttttcacATCTATGGCAAACGCTGACATtgcgaagttgctcgtgaccaaacaacattacATTAGGTGACGTCAAACGTAACCTGCGTCTTGAACAACAGTACTGTTTGAACATTAGGCTAAACAGAGGGTGTGTTAAGGACGTCTGCAATTCAGCAAATAGAAGTAattggttttaaactactttggTTAAGAAATGTGGACGTTAACTTCAGGTGGGCTCGACTATTAAGCAGCATGTGTTTGGAAATGTCCGTAAACAGTGCTGGGGTAAACGTGTCATCTGTATCAAAACGTTATGATTGGCCCAaagctgtcagcgcggtctgacgtcgtctgttctaaatgccggtaatctatatttttttcacacatAGCACTTACTGGTAATCTTTCAACCTCTCTTACTGGGAAATTGGCAGCCCTGATTTaacggaaaggttctgttcacacatgacctgttaactgcaatttaccagtaaattaccattAAAGActgtgtgtgaaagggactaatgtcaaaatgttgacACATCAAAATTAAAGAAGGCAGATGTTTCTGTTCACAGAAGCCGCCGTGAATGACTCACAGACAATCTAATTACATGGCCGAGCAAGTCAGGTGTTTCTTAAGACAAAGGTGAATTCCAGCCAATCGCATTACAGCGCTGAGCAGATTTCCAACCAATAAAATTACGTTTACTGAGTTCGAGAGTTTTTATAGTGTGTTACATGTATCCATACACTGTTTTCTTCTTATGTTAAGTCCGTTCACACCTTATGGCTTTTCTGGTAGCTTTTCAGTAAATTAATTTGTTCTCGTTAATGATTTATAAAACTTATAGATAAAAGATCATCACCCTCAAATCcgacacaaaaacacaattgAGTCAAAGCCTCGGGTTTAACCTTCTTTTATGTCATCGTTAGTAAGATGTCATTGGCAGATAGTTCAAATGCATTATTATGTAATAAATTTGATTTCCTTAAAAGTATAAGTAGCATTTAATGTTCGGCCAGTGCGCAGGGTGTGGTGAGCTGCTTTGGGTGAGAATGTCCACTTTTTAGTCCTAGTCCGCCTCTGTTTATTAATATACAGGTGTGAGAATGAACTGAAGTATTGAGTTGTTCAGGCACCAGCATTCAGATAATTACAGAATTAGTATGCAGGTGCCCTGTGGATGCAACGTCACGATTTCAGTCAACAGGTGCAGATGGCTGTAAGCTATTTTCTACTTGCACATTTGCTCAAACAACAAGCAAGAGAGAATCAGGCAGTGCAAAACCAAATTGCTGCAGTTTTGTCATTAGGCTACATATAAGTGATGGGGATGaacttttgttttaaaaaaaaaaaatcttgattcATGCTGATAATCAAATTTAGGTGTATAAATGCATAAGGCATTATGAGGTTAGGAGTATCTCTTGCAACAGAGtatgatttcttttttttttttaaatatgctcacaACACCATTCTAACAACTGGCTCAAAATGAGTCATTTTGTCTTTGTTCTGTTTTTCTTCTCTCTTTGTCTCGCTTTAATGTCACACACTGCATTCAAGAATACGCTTCCTATATCCTATTTGATATCTTCGATCTTTCAGTCTGACACAATCTAACCCCCATCATGCCTCTCAGAGATTTActgtaaactttaaatatagAAAAACAGCCCAGCGTGAGAGCTCTTAGCAATCTAACAATACAGCTCAATGTGGGGCCTTTGACGCAAAACACCATCAGTCTTTACATTTAGAGACCATAGGCTAAGACAATGATGGAAccataataaatgaataaaggCATCATTGATCATCTTCAAATTCCAGAAAGAGTCCAAAGTTGATTTAATCAATGATGTGATAAGTACAGCTAGGACGCCCCTCTTCCATTATGATGGGTGGATCGCCCAGCAGTAAATCTTCGTCCCCGAGTGCAGAAAGTTCAGAGTTCACAAAGTTGGGAATGTTGAAATGAGCCAATAGTGCAGCCTCTCTTTCAGCCCGGGTCTCCATGACCATATTCTGAACCACCAGACCGACCATCTCCACCTGCCCATTGGAGCCACCGCTGCCTGTAAATCCATTCATGGCCATGCCAGTATCGCCTAAGGAGGCCCTGACCCCATCTCGTTCCTCTTCATTAATATAACAGTGAAACAGAGACCGGGATTCGTCCAGTAACGGCCGAGAGAGACCTGCTCGGGCGTCTGTGTTACGTTGACGGCTCAGCCCCTCCGCACAGCTGGTGAGACGCATCCGTTTCTCATAAGGCTCTGTAGTTCTGCAGGAGGAAGAAAGCACAGGGGTCATTCCAGTTCTGCTGTATCTTTCCAACTTTGTAAATTAAAAATGAGTTCAAGGTTGTTTCTATAAAAATCTATGACTTTTAGACTCCTGAAAATTTTAGATACCTAGCAGGATTGCTGTTTTTCAGTGAAAAGGTCATTTTggtattttttaaatcatattttgtcattttagCATAGTCATactgatttctttttttttattgagagAAGATAAAAGGAAAAAAACTACCTCCATTCACAAATACAATTTATCCCTTTTCCTCTTACCCCCCTCCTTTCTTCTTCTGTTaaacatatatgtatatgtacacAGACACATATGCatataaatgaaagaaaaaataataaaataaaataaaaacactaaTAAGAAAGTAGGCGAAAATAATTCAATTAGATTACAGAGTACCGTGTATTAAACAATGAACAACCTTTTGTGTAGGGTTAAGTGCAAGTGAGGGGTCAGAAATCCCAAATATGGCAATCAGAGGGCATCATACTGATTTCTTACGAATAAGTCTTATTTACTCTTTatccgccattgacgagttaacttgtcagttaagagaaaatgcttccctgccaatgacctGTTTTTCCAGCAATCCGTATTTCTGctatatccaccaggtggcgctcttacccaacttatgaAACCCGGACGCAAACCCTTATGTTGCATTTACgccaaccgcggtagaggtggcaagcgcaaatgttaagtcaatgtgaagacgcgttgacgcgcgccTGGAGGTCCCGCGGTGCAGATGAGGCGTTTAGGGCTGCGCGGTAGACACATTTCCACCTCATTCGCGTGTCTAGTTTGCGCAAAAATTATTTATGGCGCAGTATGCGCAAATGGTGCTTTTagtgcattttgcgtttgacgggaatttgcggctgacgtcCGAGATGAAAAATGTGAATTTTcgcgctgcgttaaccaatcaggaggctgctgctgctgtggcggcagccccgcccagagtcactcattcagcatgaaggcttgcacaatgcacaatcaacatcagccatcctgcaaacagacaaccacataACACTCGCCCCTCCCACAtgaagcggattttgcctctgaggcgcgtcaaatgcttgctttttccgcgcgtcttcTTCGCTCTTGACGcgtgaatgcattcaaactgttcaagcggcaaactaggcgcggtagacgcgattttgacgcctgaaacacggttggtgtaaatgcagtaTTAGACAAACAGTAAGAACtttctatcaaaagtccttcacaaaaatgcaattatctcagctaaattttgtatttttgaagaaagtttgtttaaaagcagagcgtctgttcttttatttgatatattgtatgtatatatattcaaagaacattttctggaagtcattaaacttttgtgaaaatcataaaaatgctggcgcgctacctggcaactttttttttaaacgctagCGGGGAAAGGGTTAAATGTGGAGAAAAGCTTCTTCACGTCCTCCGTTCTGCAGTTTACTGATTGATTCACTGAGCTCTGAATGATTCACTTGGTGACTGATTTGTTTCCAAGATAGTAAATCAACAAGATGCGTCACAAGATCACAATGGTcaatatgtttgtgttttttgtgaCAACACATGAAATAAACACCTGTCGAGAGCCTAGGGGGCCCGAAATTTGGTGGAGGCGGGCATTTCCAAGTTTTCTATGCAGGAAAAACCCTATCTTGCTGAAGGATGATGTCATTAAGGACCTTGAGTTTGTTAGTTTAATAGATTGACtaattgaaaatattttaaggacaGAAGAAAATCCAGTTATGCACATCTGTTTGAGCAAATTGTTTACAAACAGTATTTTGGCATTACATGCTAAGATTTTTGGATGGGTGGATATATTAAGGCATGAAAATGTACCGCATAGAAAAAGCTATGAGAGCACAACCTCATCGGCAGCATTTTAGAGCATTATTTCACCTTTCTAGTGGAAGGGTGAAAGGAGCTTTTGTGCTTTTTGAGCGTGGGAGTACCCTTAGCCTCATCTCATAGTGTATCCTCATCCTATGTGTGTTTGTATGGAAGAGCATCTATTACTTCCTTCTCTTTTCAGTGATCTTGGGTAGTAAGTGGTATCTGCTTCTGTGCTGTGCTAATGGATGACTCATACACAGAGCAGTTTAATTAAAGGGCGGCTAAACTGGCAGCCAGCTTGTCCCCCTGAGCTTTTCTGGGCTGTGTAAGATTGGA
Above is a window of Paramisgurnus dabryanus chromosome 13, PD_genome_1.1, whole genome shotgun sequence DNA encoding:
- the mrap2a gene encoding melanocortin-2 receptor accessory protein 2A, which gives rise to MPRLQYLNSTSMPNHNYEWSYEYYDDEEPVSFEGLRAHRYSIVIGFWVGLAVFVIFMFFVLTLLTKTGAPHPETTEPYEKRMRLTSCAEGLSRQRNTDARAGLSRPLLDESRSLFHCYINEEERDGVRASLGDTGMAMNGFTGSGGSNGQVEMVGLVVQNMVMETRAEREAALLAHFNIPNFVNSELSALGDEDLLLGDPPIIMEEGRPSCTYHIID